The region GAGCATAGACCATGACTACAGGCACTATCCGTCTTCATCGCGTACTCCGTGCAAAACCGGAACGCATCTATCGGGCGTTCCTGGATGCGGACGCGATGGCAAAGTGGCTTCCGCCATATGGCTTCACCTGCAAGGTCCACCACATGGAGGCCAAAATCGGTGGCACCTTCAGGATGACGTTCACGAACTTCACGACCGGCAACGGCCACTCGTTCGGCGGGGAGTATCTTGAGCTCGTGCCTTCCAAAACGGTCTGCTATTCGGACAAGTTCGACGATCCGAACATGCCCGGAGCAATGAAGACGACAGTGACCCTGACACCGGTGTTGTGTGGGACAGAGGTCAATATCGTGCAGGAAGGTATCCCCGCCGTGATCCCGCTCGAGATGTGCTACCTCGGCTGGCAAGAGTCGCTCGTGCAACTCGCGCACCTCGTCGAGCCGGAGATTCCGGATTGATACCACAGCTAACGGGGGCAGTTCAGCATCGCAATCGTTTTACTCATCGCCCGCAAGGGCGATTTTTCTTTGGCAATGATCGGGGGCAGCCCGCGGTTTCAGGAACAGTAGTGCGAAACCGTGGTCTGATTTCGTGTTGCCTTTGGTTGCAGAAGCACCTCAGGCAAAAGGGTTGAAGGAATATCTGCACAGGTAGAAAGCGCAACTCATGCGGTTGGCCTGGGAGGTACCTTTAACCTGATCCACTTCAATAGGAGGTTCATCATGTACTCACCTGTCACTATCCCTTTCGGGGCAAAGATGCTTTTCAATACCGCCACGATCAAACCCGATGTGGCTTTCGATGATGTCGAGCTGGCGCTGGCTGAAATGTGCAATGTGGTGAAAGACACTTACGGCGGCGACAAGGGCGGATTCATCGCCGGCCAGGTTTATGAGTTCTCGGGTTTCGTTTCGGATGAAGGCTCATTGAGCGATTCCAGATCGGCGGAAAAGCATATCGCGATCGTGACCTACTGGAAGTCTTTCCAGGAGCATGAGCGGTCGCATGCTGACAAGGCATTCAAGGAAAAATTCGCGGCCTTGGCCAAACTGTGTGTCGAGAGCAAGGAATTGGGGTACGACATGCTCTGGCAGGGGGCGCTGGAATAGGCGATTGGCACCCGGTGCTTTGCTGCCTGTTTGTGTATCCCTGAATTTAATAGGGTCAGCATCGCAGCAGTTTCGCAATAAAATAATAAAGGGCGTACTGCGGGTTCTTGCAGGATCATCAATAGAGCTGCACACTGAAATTTCAAAATCACTAAAGGGGTGAAAGAAAAACATGCATGGAATTTCCCAACATGAAGCACGCATTGCTGTCGCAGACACGGACGGCACCTACAAAACCCTGCTCGAATCCACCAAGGCGATTCCCTGGAAGATCGACTGGGAAACCATGAAGTTCAGCTACATCGGCCCACAGATCGAAACGCTGCTCGGCTGGCCCCAGGAAAGCTGGTTGACCGCAAACGACTGGATCGAACGCATCCATCCGGACGATCGCGAACGGACGACCAACTTCTGCGTCTCCCAATCTATCGGGGGTGCCGACCACGAGGCGGACTACCGTGCGCTGACCGCAGACGGCAATTTCGTCTGGATACGCGATGTTGTCCACGTCATCCGCAGGGATGACGTCACGACCGAACTGGTAGGTTTCATGTTCGACATCTCCGAGCGCAAGAAGATGGAAGAGGAATTGCTCGCGCTCAATCGCAAGCTGGAGGCGCTTACGCTGCAGGATGGCCTGACCGGTGTGGCAAACCGCCGACTGTTCGACCAGACCCTGAAGTCAGAATGGTTCCACGCCATGCGCGATCGCCAGCCGCTCTCGCTCATCGTGCTGGATATCGATCATTTCAAGCAGTATAACGACCGCTATGGACACCTGATGGGAGACGAGTGCCTGTCCAGGGTCGCGCAGGCGCTGAACAAGATACCGCTGCGGGCGACCGACCTGTTTGCACGATATGGCGGAGAGGAATTCGTCCTGCTCCTGCCCAAGGCGAATCTTGAATCCGCCATCGAGATTGCCGAAAAATGCCGTAGCCTCGTGCAGGACTTGGCCATTCCGCATGAGAAATCCGGCACCAGCAATGTGCTTACCATCAGCGTAGGGGTTGCCTCGATTACCCCTGCGGCCGATTCCGAGCCTGCCTCGCTGTTTGCCGTGGCAGACCGCATGCTCTACCAGGCCAAGGAGTGCGGACGCAACCGGGTGGTGTCTCAATCCAATTAAAGGGGCCGTGTTCGCATGACTGAATCCGCCTGGCGCGACCTTGTGTTGTTGTCACTTTGCTGGATCGGCTACTTCGCCCTGCACTCGGCATTGGCGTCGCTGGTGGTAAAGCGCAGGGTTGCCGCAGGCTGGCCAAACCTGATGCCGTATTACCGGCTACTGTTCAACATCCTGTCGTCGCTCCTGATCCTGCCGATCTTGTGGCTCAGTTACCACGATCCCGAGCCGACGTTGTGGCGCTGGCAGGGAATCGCCGCCTGGCTGGCAAACGGACTGGCACTGGCCGCAATCTTAGGCTTTTGGCTGTCTCTCAAGAGCTACGACATGCAGGAATTCCTTGGCCTGCGCCAGTTGCAGCGTCACGTGCGTAAGGTCGAGGATCAGGAGCACTTCCATCTTTCCCCGTTTCACCGCTTCGTGCGGCACCCGTGGTATTTTTTTGGCCTGGTTCTGGTCTGGACGCGCGACATGAGCGTGACGGCGCTGGTATCCAGCGTATTCATTACGCTCTATTTCGTTGCCGGATCGTGGCTGGAGGAGCAGAAATTGCTGGTCTATCACGGCGACGTTTACCGCCGTTATATGGCGCGCGTTCCCGGTTTGATACCGCTGCCCTGGAAATACCTTACGTCGGAGGAGACCGAGGTGCTGTTGGAGCAAAATAAAGACGCCCAGATCAAAGAGGCAGGCTCGCCGTGAAGTTGACCGAACTGGGTTTGGATAGCGGGCTCGCGGCGCAGGCAGCGTGTGAATCAGGCCGACACTTGGCCCGGGTAATGGCGGTCGATCGCGGTCGCTATGTCGTGCGCAATGAACAGGGCGAAGTGCCTGCCGAGCTGACGGGCAAGTTCCTGTACGCCGCTGCTTCTTCCGTGGATATACCCTGTGTGGGCGATTGGGTGTGCGTGCAGTACCACGATGCGGAGTCGCATGCGAGCATCCATGATGTGGTGCCCAGGAGGTCTTTCCTGCGGCGCAAATCTCCCGGCAAGAATATCGATTTTCAGATGATCGCGGCGAATATCGATGTCGCATTCATCGTGCAATCGTGCCATTTCGATTTCAATGTGCGCAGGCTGGAGCGTTACCTGGTGATGGTCAACGAAGGAAATATCGAACCGGTGATTCTGTTGACCAAGACTGACTTGGTGAACGCTGGGGAGTTGGAACGCATGCTCGCGAATATCAGCGCGACAGGCATCACGGCCCGGATCTTCGCACTCAGCAACATGACGGGCGAGGGCGTCGAGCAGGTGAAGCGACTCATGCTGCCGGGTAAGACGTATTGCCTGCTCGGCTCTTCGGGCGTGGGCAAGACGACGCTGATCAATCGGCTGCTTGGGAAAGGTGAGCTGGAGACGGGGGCGGTGAGTGCTACAGGCGAGGGCAGGCACACCACGACGCGTCGCCACCTGGTTGTGCTCGAAACCGGCAGCTTGCTGATCGACATGCCGGGCATGCGCGAGCTGGGCATCCTGAGTGCGGGGGATGGGCTGGACGACAGCTTCGCAGACATCAAGGCACTAGCGTCAGCATGCCGTTTTGCCGATTGCACTCACGCCAAAGAGCCGGGGTGTGCGATCCGCAATGCCATCGCAAGCGGCGAACTGAACGCTGAGCATTACCAAAGTTACCTGAAACTCAAGGCAGAGTCCGAATTCAACGAGATGTCCTATATGGACAAACGGAAGAAGGACAAGGCATTCGGGAAGATGGTGAAGACAGTGTTGAAGGATAAAGGCAAGTAAGGGTGCAGCCTCAAAATGGCTTTCGGAAGGCGTGATAACCAAAAGCAAATCCGGGGCCGCCCCTCTGTGAATGTGCTCTGTAAAACGGCAGCGTCCTGTGACTACACTGCAACCTTATCCACGCTTGGGTGGAATACTTCTGCAAGACTTGCCACATAGCTGTTCCAACCTTGTTCGTGCAATCTGCCGAACTCGTCATCCGGGAGGCCCGCGTGGTTTAGCGAAAACAAGGTGTCCTTTCCTTTCTTCTGAAGCGTGACCGTCACGATTGACTCCAGTCCCCTGGTGTAAGGCGACATCCATGTGTGTTGAATCTTGTTGGGACGATCGACAATTGTGAACAGGCCGTAATGAGGTGTTTCAACTGTTTTGTTATCTTGCTTATGGATCATATTCATGTAAAACAGGCTGTCGACCTTGGGTTCGAAAATCAAAGTGCCCGCGTCGTGCCAGACGTTGCAGGCGATCTTTGGGTCTAGCCAGGCGTCAAATACTTCGACCGGAGACGCGGGTATGGTCCGGGTGAAGGTGAGCTCCATTGTCTTGATCTTTTGTGTCATGACTTTCTCCTTTTTTCCTTGAAGTGATCTTCCAGGCGATCCAGATGCTGACTCCAGAATCGCTCGTAATCGTGCAGCCAGGTTGTTACCAGGTTGAGAGGTGCGCCATTGATCTCTATGACGTGATCGCGCCCCTGCTTTTCCCGATGGATCAGCCCGGCCCCTTCAAGTACCTTCAAGTGCTTGGAGACTGCGTTCAGGGACATATCGAAGGGGGCGGCAATCTCCGTGACGCGGGCAGGCCCTTCGGCAAGTCGGGCGAGAATCGCTCGCCGGGAAGGATGCGAGATTGCGTCAAGAACATTGCTCAGGTTGTCCATGCGTTATATTCAACCAAACGGTTGAATATATGTCAAGCATTTTTTAATGGCAAATGGGAGCGGTTTCGCAATCGCAATTTGTTGAATGAGATTGAAGTGACGTACCATCTGTTTTGCCGATAGATATCAAAAGCAGCAAATGGGATCAGCTTCGCAATATGTTCTTCAATCCAGTTAATCGATGCCACCTGACTCACTTCAACCCACCGAGTTAAGACAAGCCGCGCTGCACTGGCTGGTAGAGAGTGATGCAGCGCAGAAAGCTGCGGGCGTGCGCCGTTTGGCACAGGCATGGGCAGCGGGGGAGCTTGTGCTGGATGCTGATGCGGCATTGAATGCAACGCTGGGTATTCCCGGTCACCCCGCCAAGCCTGAGTTGGTTTCTCCCCTTACTGTAAAACGCCGCGCGATGAACACGCCGGAAGGCCGTGCCGCGATGATCCATGCGCTGGTGCATATTGAATTCAACGCGATCAATCTGGCGCTGGATGCGCTGTGGCGCTTTACCGGCATGCCGCGCGCCTATTACGCCGATTGGTTGCAAGTGGCCGATGAGGAGGCATTGCACTTCACGTTGCTGGCCGATCATCTGCAGGGGCAGGGTTATGCTTACGGCGATTTCTCCGGGCACAACGGGCTGTGGGATATGGCGGTGAAGACCCGGCATGATTTGATGGTGCGTATGGCTTTGCTTCCCAGAACGATGGAGGCGCGCGGGCTGGATGTGACGCCGGGTTCCCGTGCCAAGCTGGTGCAGGCGGGCGATAGCGAGGCCGGCCCGCTCCTGGATATTATCCTGCGCGACGAGATCGGCCATGTCTCTATCGGCAACCGCTGGTTCAATTACCTCTGCGAGCAGCGCGGGCTGGAGCCGGTCTCCACCTATGCCGATCTGCTCGCCGAATATAATGCTGTGCCGCGACGCGGCCCTTTCAATCTGGAGGCGCGACTCGCGGCAGGTTTTAGCGAGCAGGAATTGGCTCGACTCGGTTTGAGCTAACGGGGCAGGCCAGATTAATCCTTTAAGGACTCTGCATGGATAGTCATATTTCACCGGTTGATTTGCCGAAGGCTTACCGCCTCATCAACCACGGCCCGACGGTGCTGGTGTCTGCCCGTCATGCAGGCGTGGACAACGTGATGGCTGCGGCATGGGCGTGCGCGCTGGATTTTGCGCCGCCCAAGCTGACAGTGGTGCTGGACAAGAGCTCCAAAACGCGCGAACTGATCGAGAGCAGCGGCACCTTCGTCATCCAGGTGCCCACGGTGGCACAGTTGCAACTCACGCATGAGGTCGGCACGCTCAGCCTGTCCACAGAGCCGGACAAGCTGAAGATATGCGGTGTGGAGTTGTTCGGTATTGACGGGCATGATCTGCCATTCGTTGCCGGATGCTCGGCGTGGCTTGCCTGCAAGCTCATCCCCGAGCCGCACAACCAGCAAACCTATGACTTGTTCATCGGCGAGGTGGTGGGAGCATGGGCTGATACGCGGGTATTCAGCAATGGGCGCTGGTATTTCGAAGATGCAGATGCTTCCCTGCGTAGCCTGCACCACGTGGCCGGTGGGCACTTCTACGCCATCGGCGAGCCGCTGACGACTCAGGATTGAGTCAAGGGAAAAATGGTGTCAGCATCGCAATAGTTATTTGTTGGCTGATATTGAAGTGACGTACCATCCGTTACACCGATAGATTTTAAGAGGAGAAATTTTGTCATGAGTGATATTGCAGATTACAAACTGGTACGTAACTCGTCAGTGGGCACCGAGCTCACTGAAGGCGAGGCCGGGCTTTTGGCAGAGAAACTGGGCGTGCGTCATTTGAAAGATGGCGGATTGCTCGTGAAGGAAGGCGAGGCGGATCAGACCTTGTTCATTCTTGCATCGGGCAAGATCGCCGTTACCAGTAAAGATGCCGGGGGAGTGAACAAGCAGGTTTACACCATGACGGCGGGGGAATGTGCCGGTACCCGTGCATTCGTGGAGCAGTCGCCGCGCAAGGCGACGCTGCATGCACTGGGTGATGCCGAGGTCTACACGCTGACCCCTGCCGATTTTGAATCTTTGCTGGACGCCCATCCGCATCTGGCCTTCAAGGTGATGCGTGCACTGTTCAGAGTCACCCATGCCAATCTTTCGCGCATGAATCAGGAGACACAGGAACTATCCAACTATATCTCCAAGACTCAGGGACGATATTGAGGCGTGGCCATTAAGGCTGCTCTGATGATGTGACATAGAAATCACACAGGAAAATCACAGATGCTTGAATCCTTACGCCGGCTGCTGGGAGGTTCGCCGAAAGAACCTTCACCCCAGGATTCCTTTCAGCAACTGAACGCAGTCGCACCACTGAAACCCTCGCAGGAGAGGGCGTCAAAAGAGAACGTAGAGAGTCATTCGTCCTTCATTTGTCGCGAGGCGATTCTCGACCGCAACGAACGTATTGCGGGTTACGAGTTCGCATTGGGGCACAAGGTACAGTCCCGCATGATGGACAAAAGTGCCGTGATACGGCGCGTGTATGACGATGTGATGTTGAACAATCTTGCGCCGCTCGGTGTGTCGTCATTGCTGGGGGAGCGCAGTGCATTCATCCGTCTGTCGGTGGAGTCGCTGAACAGCCCGCTGCTCGAAGCGCTTGCCAATCCCAATACGGTAATCATGATCACCCCGCGGCCCATCGCCGAGATGGACCCTGTCGAGATGCGCGCCAACCTGGCACATATCAAAGCGCTGGGCTTCAGGCACGGCTGGTCAATCAGCCAATCGCACCCTGGATATGCGGACTTTCTGCACGCGGCTGATTTCATCGAGATCGATCTTGCTGCATTCGACGGCATCCAGTTGAAAGCGATGATCTCCGATCTTCGCGCCGCCAATAGTGACCAGAAACTGATCGCCAGCAGGTTGCAGACGGCGGACGACTTCAAATACTGTTTTGAGCGTCGCTTCGATTACTTCATGGGGGCGTTCGTTTCCAGCCGTGAAAACTGGCATCCGTCGAAGAGCGACGTCAATTACGCACGGGTGTTCCAGGCACTCGAAATGATACAGTCCGGTGCCGAATTCAATGCCATCGCGGATTGCCTGCGCACAGACCCTATCCTGACTTTCAAGCTGCTACGCTATATCAATTCGCCCGGCATCGGTCTGCTGCAAAAAGTCAGTGAAATACAGCAGGCACTTCTGCTGCTTGGCAGGGACCGGTTTTACCGCTGGCTGTCGCTGCTGTTGTTCGACAGCAAGAAGCCCGGTTATCACGAAAATATCCTGCGCGAACAGGCGCTGACACGCGGTCGCTTCATGGAGATGCTGGCCGGGAAAGGGCGGGTACCTGCCACTGCCGACCAGCTGTTCCTGACCGGCCTTTTTTCATTGATGAGCGTCATGCTGGCGCAGCCGCTCGAAGATGTGCTGAAACAGGTTGCGTTGCCGGAAGCTGTCGCTTCCGCACTCAGGGGCGAGGCAAGCGCGATGCATGATGCGCTGATGCTGGCGATCGCCGTCGAATCGGAGGAGGGAGACATGGCTGCCGCCGCGGCGCAATGCGATTTGGACGCAGCCGAGGTGGCCGGCATGATGATCGAGGCGCTGGCCTGGTCGCAACAGATCGCGGCAGTCAGCGAATAGGGCGGCATCGCGATAGTTTGCCTGTCACTGGCCGGATTGTCTTTATCTGTTTTTCGGGTTTGATATGCGGAGGGAAGATGTTTTGTTCCAAGTGTGGAAGCTCAAACGACGATGCCGCGAAGTTTTGTGTTGGCTGCGGCAATGCACTCTCCCAGTCTGATAAGCCGATTGCAATGCGTCCTGCACAAGCCGAAGAACCAGCAAGTGATCAGGAGTATTACAAAGCCGTTCTGGGACCTATGAACCAGGACTATTACCTGGATCACTTTTCCCGTTTCGATGACGAGGGGAGGACAAGCCCGACCTGGAACTGGTCCGCTTTGCTGGTGACGTTCTACTGGCTGCTCTATCGAAAAATGTGGGTCCACGCCGCGATCTATCTCGCATTTCCATTCATGCTGTGGGGCTTGTTCTGGATAGTCGGTGCGGTGGCCGGCGGCCTGGTCGGCATCGTGGGCAGTCTGGGTTTTTTCGGGTACGCGGCTGTCGTGCTGATCGTGATGCCGATGTATGCGAACGCGCTTTACTACAGGCACTGCAGAAAGATGATCGAGACCGTGCGCGCGTCGACGCAAGGCACGCGGAGACAGTTGGGTGAACTTGCCGGGAAAGGTGGAACGAGCCGCGCCGCGTATGTTTCCATATGGGTGGTCAATTGCGTTGCCATGATCGGGGTTCTAGCGGCCATCGCCATACCTGCATACCAGGACCACGCGGCCAGGGTGCGCATGGCTCAGGCGTTGACGGTGGGCAGGGATGCGACGACATATGTCGACGGTTACTTCAACCAGTATCGTTCGATCCCGCGCAACCTGGATGCGGCCGACTTCATGTCGTCGCTGCCGCCTTCCGTGAAGGCGGTCAGTGTCGACAACCAGACCGGCACCATCGCCGTCACGATGAAAGGCGGCAAGGCGATTGACGGCAAATCGCTCAAGTTCGTTTCCGCGATTATTGGTGGCGATCATTTGAGCTGGACCTGCATGAGCGATGAGAT is a window of Sideroxydans sp. CL21 DNA encoding:
- a CDS encoding HDOD domain-containing protein, producing MLESLRRLLGGSPKEPSPQDSFQQLNAVAPLKPSQERASKENVESHSSFICREAILDRNERIAGYEFALGHKVQSRMMDKSAVIRRVYDDVMLNNLAPLGVSSLLGERSAFIRLSVESLNSPLLEALANPNTVIMITPRPIAEMDPVEMRANLAHIKALGFRHGWSISQSHPGYADFLHAADFIEIDLAAFDGIQLKAMISDLRAANSDQKLIASRLQTADDFKYCFERRFDYFMGAFVSSRENWHPSKSDVNYARVFQALEMIQSGAEFNAIADCLRTDPILTFKLLRYINSPGIGLLQKVSEIQQALLLLGRDRFYRWLSLLLFDSKKPGYHENILREQALTRGRFMEMLAGKGRVPATADQLFLTGLFSLMSVMLAQPLEDVLKQVALPEAVASALRGEASAMHDALMLAIAVESEEGDMAAAAAQCDLDAAEVAGMMIEALAWSQQIAAVSE
- a CDS encoding pilin — its product is MRPAQAEEPASDQEYYKAVLGPMNQDYYLDHFSRFDDEGRTSPTWNWSALLVTFYWLLYRKMWVHAAIYLAFPFMLWGLFWIVGAVAGGLVGIVGSLGFFGYAAVVLIVMPMYANALYYRHCRKMIETVRASTQGTRRQLGELAGKGGTSRAAYVSIWVVNCVAMIGVLAAIAIPAYQDHAARVRMAQALTVGRDATTYVDGYFNQYRSIPRNLDAADFMSSLPPSVKAVSVDNQTGTIAVTMKGGKAIDGKSLKFVSAIIGGDHLSWTCMSDEIQDRYLPQDCRRSR
- a CDS encoding cyclic nucleotide-binding domain-containing protein; this translates as MSDIADYKLVRNSSVGTELTEGEAGLLAEKLGVRHLKDGGLLVKEGEADQTLFILASGKIAVTSKDAGGVNKQVYTMTAGECAGTRAFVEQSPRKATLHALGDAEVYTLTPADFESLLDAHPHLAFKVMRALFRVTHANLSRMNQETQELSNYISKTQGRY
- the rsgA gene encoding ribosome small subunit-dependent GTPase A, whose amino-acid sequence is MKLTELGLDSGLAAQAACESGRHLARVMAVDRGRYVVRNEQGEVPAELTGKFLYAAASSVDIPCVGDWVCVQYHDAESHASIHDVVPRRSFLRRKSPGKNIDFQMIAANIDVAFIVQSCHFDFNVRRLERYLVMVNEGNIEPVILLTKTDLVNAGELERMLANISATGITARIFALSNMTGEGVEQVKRLMLPGKTYCLLGSSGVGKTTLINRLLGKGELETGAVSATGEGRHTTTRRHLVVLETGSLLIDMPGMRELGILSAGDGLDDSFADIKALASACRFADCTHAKEPGCAIRNAIASGELNAEHYQSYLKLKAESEFNEMSYMDKRKKDKAFGKMVKTVLKDKGK
- a CDS encoding metalloregulator ArsR/SmtB family transcription factor; the encoded protein is MDNLSNVLDAISHPSRRAILARLAEGPARVTEIAAPFDMSLNAVSKHLKVLEGAGLIHREKQGRDHVIEINGAPLNLVTTWLHDYERFWSQHLDRLEDHFKEKRRKS
- a CDS encoding flavin reductase family protein, giving the protein MDSHISPVDLPKAYRLINHGPTVLVSARHAGVDNVMAAAWACALDFAPPKLTVVLDKSSKTRELIESSGTFVIQVPTVAQLQLTHEVGTLSLSTEPDKLKICGVELFGIDGHDLPFVAGCSAWLACKLIPEPHNQQTYDLFIGEVVGAWADTRVFSNGRWYFEDADASLRSLHHVAGGHFYAIGEPLTTQD
- a CDS encoding sensor domain-containing diguanylate cyclase: MHGISQHEARIAVADTDGTYKTLLESTKAIPWKIDWETMKFSYIGPQIETLLGWPQESWLTANDWIERIHPDDRERTTNFCVSQSIGGADHEADYRALTADGNFVWIRDVVHVIRRDDVTTELVGFMFDISERKKMEEELLALNRKLEALTLQDGLTGVANRRLFDQTLKSEWFHAMRDRQPLSLIVLDIDHFKQYNDRYGHLMGDECLSRVAQALNKIPLRATDLFARYGGEEFVLLLPKANLESAIEIAEKCRSLVQDLAIPHEKSGTSNVLTISVGVASITPAADSEPASLFAVADRMLYQAKECGRNRVVSQSN
- a CDS encoding SRPBCC domain-containing protein, which produces MTQKIKTMELTFTRTIPASPVEVFDAWLDPKIACNVWHDAGTLIFEPKVDSLFYMNMIHKQDNKTVETPHYGLFTIVDRPNKIQHTWMSPYTRGLESIVTVTLQKKGKDTLFSLNHAGLPDDEFGRLHEQGWNSYVASLAEVFHPSVDKVAV
- a CDS encoding SRPBCC family protein, with product MTTGTIRLHRVLRAKPERIYRAFLDADAMAKWLPPYGFTCKVHHMEAKIGGTFRMTFTNFTTGNGHSFGGEYLELVPSKTVCYSDKFDDPNMPGAMKTTVTLTPVLCGTEVNIVQEGIPAVIPLEMCYLGWQESLVQLAHLVEPEIPD
- a CDS encoding ferritin-like domain-containing protein codes for the protein MPPDSLQPTELRQAALHWLVESDAAQKAAGVRRLAQAWAAGELVLDADAALNATLGIPGHPAKPELVSPLTVKRRAMNTPEGRAAMIHALVHIEFNAINLALDALWRFTGMPRAYYADWLQVADEEALHFTLLADHLQGQGYAYGDFSGHNGLWDMAVKTRHDLMVRMALLPRTMEARGLDVTPGSRAKLVQAGDSEAGPLLDIILRDEIGHVSIGNRWFNYLCEQRGLEPVSTYADLLAEYNAVPRRGPFNLEARLAAGFSEQELARLGLS